TCGTCGTCACCCACGACATCGAGTCGATCGGCGCCATGGCCGACCGCATCGTGGTCCTGAGCGAAGGAGATGTGGTCTTCGACGGACCGCTCGAGCGGGCGTTCCAGCGAGGATCACCGGCGGTCGCGCTCGGCACCCCTACCTGTGCACGGCTAGCCGCGGCACTCGCAGCGCGCGGCCTGGCCGTTGATCCATCAGTGGTTCATCCGGAGCGCCTCGCGCAGGAAGTGTCAGACCTCTTGATGAAGCAACGCCAGCGATGAAGCGAACGCCCGCTCAGGTCTCGCCATGACCCTGACCACGCTCAGTGTGGGCACGCTCACGCACATCGGCCAGGTCAGGTCGCGCAACGAAGACTTCATGGGGCTTCGCGCCTCTACAGAGGAGAGCGCCCCCTCGCTTTTTGTGGTCGCCGATGGCATGGGTGGGCATTCGGCGGGCGACGTGGCGAGCAAGCTGGCTGTAGAGACCACGATCTCGCAGTTCTTCGACGCCACCGTACCCGAGGACGCCGAGCGACTGCGTCTTGCCGTTGTGTCAGCCAACCGTCGCATCTTCGACACCGCGCAGGCGAACGCCGAGTGCTTCCGGATGGGCACGACCCTGGTCAGTGCGGCGGTTCGTGGGGCACAGGCCGAGATCGCAAATGTGGGCGACAGCCGTCTCTACATGGTGCGCAGCGGGGTGATCCACCAGGTCACGCGCGATCACTCCTGGGTCGCGCTGCAGATCGAGCTGGGCGAGATCACCCCGGAAGAGGCACAGCACTCCATCAATCGGAGCGTTCTCCTGCGCTGCCTTGGCGAGAAGGCCAATGTGCTGGTCGATATGGTGCGTGTCTCCCTTCGAGTGGGCGACGTCAT
This genomic stretch from Pseudomonadota bacterium harbors:
- a CDS encoding Stp1/IreP family PP2C-type Ser/Thr phosphatase, which encodes MTLTTLSVGTLTHIGQVRSRNEDFMGLRASTEESAPSLFVVADGMGGHSAGDVASKLAVETTISQFFDATVPEDAERLRLAVVSANRRIFDTAQANAECFRMGTTLVSAAVRGAQAEIANVGDSRLYMVRSGVIHQVTRDHSWVALQIELGEITPEEAQHSINRSVLLRCLGEKANVLVDMVRVSLRVGDVMILCTDGLHGLVTPDEIRDAVLSADPQPACDALVALANSRGGNDNITVQIIRVDACPAPPENAGDDLVVERLTHSDLLDDSDADEIPVPAVPPS